From the genome of Vibrio porteresiae DSM 19223, one region includes:
- a CDS encoding glycosyltransferase family 4 protein yields the protein MKILTVTTLFPHVNNPKHGVFIETRLRQLRRQYPDVEIKVIAPIPYFPFKHPLFGDYAQYANAPDCEVRFGMEVYHPRYFVVPKIGMTLTPQTLAHTVLRQAKRLLAEGFDFDLIDGHYFYPDGVAIAKVAKQLNKPFTVTARGTDINLIPDFAKPRKQIQQVFWQANHTMAVCEALRQSMIDLGAEPTHVSTLRNGVDLNLFAFQDEHQQLLLRQKLALPEHSPVIISTGHLIERKGHHLVIDAVQSLTDVTLLIAGSGPDGKALERQVHKAGMAQRVRFLGSLSQTELAEYYGAADLSVLASSREGWANVLLESMACGTPVVATNIWGTPEVVQTPEAGRLVKRTANDLRQGIIDLLDTLPVRSQTRAYAEQFTWQSTSEAQYRIFNAIVNHQPVPVLTAETVQ from the coding sequence ATGAAAATCCTCACAGTCACGACTCTTTTTCCCCATGTTAACAACCCCAAACATGGTGTTTTTATCGAAACCCGCTTAAGGCAGTTACGCCGTCAGTATCCCGATGTGGAGATTAAAGTGATCGCGCCGATCCCTTATTTCCCATTTAAGCATCCACTGTTTGGTGATTATGCTCAGTACGCCAACGCGCCCGATTGTGAAGTGCGGTTTGGCATGGAGGTGTATCATCCCCGCTATTTTGTAGTGCCCAAAATCGGCATGACACTCACACCGCAAACGCTGGCTCATACGGTATTACGCCAAGCCAAACGCTTGCTGGCAGAGGGCTTCGATTTCGACCTCATTGATGGTCACTATTTTTACCCTGATGGGGTGGCAATAGCCAAAGTTGCCAAACAGTTAAATAAACCTTTTACCGTGACAGCCCGAGGAACGGACATCAATTTGATCCCCGACTTTGCCAAACCAAGAAAGCAGATTCAGCAAGTGTTCTGGCAGGCAAACCACACCATGGCGGTGTGTGAAGCACTGCGTCAAAGCATGATCGATTTAGGTGCCGAGCCGACTCATGTGTCGACTTTGCGCAATGGGGTCGATCTCAATTTGTTTGCTTTTCAAGATGAGCACCAACAGCTGCTGCTACGGCAAAAGCTTGCGTTGCCTGAGCATTCGCCGGTCATCATCTCAACCGGTCATTTGATCGAAAGAAAAGGTCACCATTTGGTGATTGACGCCGTGCAATCTCTCACCGATGTCACCTTGCTCATCGCAGGCAGTGGCCCAGATGGTAAAGCGTTGGAGCGCCAAGTGCACAAAGCAGGCATGGCCCAACGCGTGCGGTTTTTGGGCAGTTTAAGCCAAACTGAATTAGCTGAATATTATGGCGCGGCGGATCTTTCAGTGCTTGCTTCAAGTCGCGAGGGTTGGGCCAACGTGCTATTAGAATCGATGGCTTGTGGCACGCCTGTGGTGGCAACCAATATTTGGGGAACCCCCGAAGTGGTGCAAACACCCGAGGCTGGCCGACTGGTTAAACGCACGGCCAATGATTTGCGCCAAGGCATTATTGACCTGTTGGACACCCTGCCAGTACGAAGCCAAACCCGAGCCTATGCCGAGCAATTTACTTGGCAAAGCACATCGGAGGCGCAGTATCGCATCTTCAATGCCATTGTGAATCATCAACCCGTTCCCGTGTTAACCGCTGAGACTGTGCAATGA
- a CDS encoding GNAT family N-acetyltransferase, with protein MNIRSAKSTDARVILNFIKELAEYEEALHCVNATEEDIVSSLFSDHSTAKAIICEVDNCPVGYAVYFYNYSTWLGKNGLYLEDLYVTPSYRSSGAGKLLMKTLANKAIQKGCGRFEWSVLYWNQPAIDFYHHIGAEEQSEWRIYRLTGQALHNFALGV; from the coding sequence ATGAATATCCGATCAGCAAAATCTACCGATGCAAGAGTTATTTTGAATTTTATTAAAGAGTTAGCTGAATATGAAGAAGCGCTACATTGTGTGAACGCAACTGAAGAAGATATTGTTTCAAGCTTGTTTAGTGATCATTCTACGGCAAAGGCTATTATCTGTGAGGTTGATAACTGCCCTGTAGGCTACGCGGTATATTTTTATAATTACTCCACCTGGTTGGGGAAAAATGGCCTTTATCTCGAAGATTTGTACGTGACTCCGTCCTACCGTTCTTCTGGTGCGGGGAAATTACTAATGAAAACACTAGCTAATAAAGCTATTCAAAAAGGATGCGGTCGCTTTGAATGGTCAGTTTTATATTGGAATCAGCCAGCTATAGATTTCTATCATCACATCGGTGCAGAAGAACAATCTGAGTGGAGAATCTATCGCTTAACTGGACAAGCCCTGCATAATTTTGCGCTAGGGGTGTGA
- a CDS encoding glycosyltransferase family 4 protein: MKILYHHRIASKDGQYVHVEEIINALTRQGHEVILVAPQIAQTADFGSDGGWMSKLRAMLPKGLSELMEFGYAFLAFFKLCMAIKRHQPDAIYERYNLFLPAGIWAKTLFRLPLVLEVNSPLYDERKKYGGIALEKFAKWTEYYAWRHADHVLPVTDVLAHYIEQAGVPRERITVVPNGIDPTRFGTHSPILRDAKFANKRVIGFVGFCREWHHLDQVLDLIAQQNNPDLMLLIIGDGPVIEALKQQAKQLNMEDNFHSTGLVERDEMPYWLAQFDIALQPAVTPWASPLKVLEYMVSGKAIIAPNTPNIRELLTDQHNALLFDDQCPEASLLACLETLIQSPQLMQQLGNAAQKTIEQRQLTWDSNAATIVHLLAAHAGKSSYAQ, translated from the coding sequence ATGAAAATACTCTATCACCACCGCATCGCCTCTAAAGATGGACAGTATGTCCACGTGGAAGAGATCATTAATGCCCTGACTCGTCAGGGACATGAGGTCATTTTGGTCGCCCCACAGATAGCGCAAACCGCCGATTTTGGTAGCGACGGCGGTTGGATGTCGAAACTGCGCGCCATGTTGCCGAAAGGATTGTCTGAGTTGATGGAGTTTGGCTACGCATTCTTGGCGTTTTTTAAGCTCTGCATGGCGATTAAACGCCATCAACCCGATGCGATTTATGAACGGTATAACCTATTTCTGCCCGCTGGGATTTGGGCGAAGACCCTATTTCGCTTACCGCTGGTACTTGAGGTGAACTCACCGCTGTATGATGAACGCAAGAAATATGGCGGCATCGCACTCGAGAAATTTGCCAAGTGGACCGAGTATTATGCTTGGCGTCACGCCGACCACGTATTACCCGTTACTGACGTGTTGGCGCACTATATTGAGCAAGCTGGTGTGCCGCGCGAACGTATTACCGTAGTGCCCAATGGCATCGACCCAACTCGCTTTGGCACTCACTCGCCTATCCTTCGTGATGCCAAGTTTGCCAACAAACGTGTAATTGGTTTTGTTGGCTTTTGTCGTGAATGGCACCACCTTGACCAAGTGCTGGATCTGATTGCGCAGCAAAATAATCCAGACCTCATGTTACTCATCATTGGTGATGGGCCGGTTATCGAGGCGCTTAAGCAGCAAGCTAAACAACTCAATATGGAAGATAATTTTCACAGCACCGGGCTTGTTGAACGAGATGAAATGCCCTATTGGTTGGCGCAATTTGATATTGCCCTGCAACCGGCCGTTACCCCGTGGGCTTCGCCACTTAAAGTGCTGGAATATATGGTCAGTGGCAAAGCCATCATCGCTCCCAACACACCCAATATTCGCGAACTGCTGACCGATCAACACAACGCGCTATTGTTTGACGACCAATGCCCAGAAGCCTCCCTACTCGCCTGTTTAGAAACCCTCATCCAATCACCGCAGTTAATGCAACAGCTAGGCAATGCAGCGCAAAAAACCATTGAACAGCGCCAGCTAACCTGGGATTCCAACGCCGCCACCATCGTCCATTTACTGGCTGCCCATGCGGGCAAATCGTCTTATGCGCAATAA